Within Vicia villosa cultivar HV-30 ecotype Madison, WI linkage group LG1, Vvil1.0, whole genome shotgun sequence, the genomic segment ataataataacaacaaaatgGTTAATAAAAtcgttagtaataataataattacataaaCAATGAAATTgttagataaaataaataataacaataataaaacctAAGACCACGTTAGGGTAAACCTAAATTAAAAacgtgtccccagcagagtcgtcagctGTAGCAATCTACTTAAAAATTTACGTTAAAACGAGTCGCCACCCATTTTATttgggcaagtgagaaacccttaaaaaagagagatttgggtaagtagggtaattaggcaaagggaaggtgttaggcaccctttgcctcccttgtactcaaggggacccatttagcctttaggttttataaaaaggtttaataaataaaaaaatatgcctTTGGCCAAAATGGTAAAACCTCAAAGGTTTTAATagagtcattgtcagatcgagacaacaatgactacAGGCCAAAGACCATGTATGGCAAAAAGGGcaaaacctcaaaggttttgataagttcattgtcagatcgagacaacaatgaccatggctAAACCAAATACAGCAAGAATAAAGTTTTTTTAATGGAGGCCTCATgataaatcattggccaaaaagatGAACGATGATAAAAACGTTTTTAAATAAAAGGGTGGCCTCAAACCAAAAGgtttaatcattggccaaaagagTAAAACCCAAAGGTTTCGACAGAGTCATTGtgagatcgagacaacaatgaccaaaaTCAAAAAGCCATGTATAGTGAAATTAAAAAtaggtcattgtcagatcgagacaacaatggtcAGAAACCCCTTTTTTAGGGGAGTcggccattgtcagatcgagacaacaatggctgGAAACCCTTTTTAAGGGGAGCCGACCATTGTCAGATTGAGACAACAATGGCCAGAAACCCTTTTTTAGGGGAGCcggccattgtcagatcgagacaacaataacCAGAAACCCTTTGTTGGGGGAGCcggccattgtcagatcgagacaacaatggccagAAACCCTTTTTTGGGGGAGGCCTCATAGGTAATCATCGGCCGTAAGCTTTGAGTTTGAGTGGTTTGAAATTTACGTTTGAAAAGGGGAAAGGGTTTGTCGGTCGTTGTCATTTAACCAACAACGGCAGGTTAGGGTTGTTCAAGACaaccctaagacaaaccctcGGAGAGAGAAGAGAAGCATAGTAAAAAAAGTGTGTGTGAGTGAATTTGTGAAAATTGTACGTGAAAGTAAAAAAAGGTCCCCAAATAGGATTGCTGAAGGTCCTATTTATAATGAGAAATTTaggttaaaaatcccaaaaaagaaATAACCCACATCCAAAAGCCCATGGGATTCGAACCCGTGACTTCTTATTTGCAAGTCTTGTttccttaccaactgtgctatgttatttatttgttataaaaaatcaattgaaagtgtttgaagcatagacaaatattttctatttattaaaatataaatagtttaagagCAAACTATTACActtttgatagaaacaaataattaaaaaatccaaaatattatAGATAAACCGAGGAAGTTTATAAAACCcgagtttaaaataattttgaatcctaAAATTGGGCCTCATATTCTTATAaataataagcccaattaaatacacacttttacttAATGTATACTCCTATCTTTTGAACTGGACAATTTAGAGAATGGTTACTCTTTTGAAACGGGCTTGCCAATCAAGATGTCAAGCCCACTAGTTTGATATACACCCCTTGTAGAATTTGTACTACGTCCCTGCTAATAAAATGTAATAGcaatagggcaaattttggggtatgactgtATCAACTGTAGATATTCTAATAGGGATTAGAGAAAattattgatcttgaattggaGGTGGAGAATTCCTCCTTTGCTTGACTTAGTTTAATTCGATAATTCCTCATAGAGTCTTTGGCATCATTAGAGAATTACACTTGTAGGGTGGCTATGTAACCCATATTTCCTCACCAATATACCCATCAATTGGTGTTAGTATCTCTGAACCCACTAAGGTTATAATTTGAACATCGGGTCTTGTTGTGTATGTTGTAGGATTCATTAATCTAAGCGGGTAATATTCTCAATCTTGCAGGGTTAAATAACACATCATTAATATTTATTGTCGTATAATAATTGGGTCAAAATTTTATTCTCCATTGTAAGATATATTCTTTGCTTACACAATATTCTTGTAATGCAAAACTTGTGACACACTGATCCGCTGTCgtgcgcggatcaaaaacgagtattttgaaaatgtaaaataacgacaatggctcgagtcatatcgcaaggattcttattcttattaattAATTACAATAACAATTAGTGGGGGGTTTGGTTTAGGATTCAAATAAGCTAAAACACAGTATTAAGTGATTAATAAAATAAGCTAAAACAAATAAACCTACTGTATCGACTTCCGCCTTATCATTAATTCATATAAATTTCCAATTTCACCAAACGGGTCTGATCCTATTCGATTACAAGAACTATCGACAATCGCAATAGCAATTATACGAAAGAAGTTTCTgaaatccgaattaagcaaacagaatAAAAACTATTACGAACCAAGCAAACGCAATTTGATCGAACGCGATAACGCAAAAGCTACGGTAACGCGAATATGATtcagaaacaacaacaataatcaaatttaataattatatcctatagcaacaaccaaattaaacaaataattgagATTGTAAGAATAATTCAAAGGAAACAGATTAATATGGAATTTATAAAAGAGCCTCAAAGTGGAATTCAATTATAGCGGATTGATTCTTGGAAATTAGTTCGCCATTTGAATGGTACAAAAGCTTGCAAGAATTTTTCGTGAATAGTGAAAACGTGAGATCGTGAACCGTACGGTCAGCCCTAGGTAAATGGAAGAAACCAGAATTCGGGTCAttacccaactgggtcaaacagacATAACCGAGGTCCAAAACTAACGactcaaaactaaataaaactaatgctgcagcttcaaacgaaattctggaaaatatgcgctccgaatctaACTTTGAatccaacacaaaagttgtagctctttctcttagctttccaacgattacTAGAACGCGTCGATCGGATTTCTggagctccagttatgattgtttctgtgcagactgctaatgctgaaaattaaatacgaaaattaaatacctaaaaataaactcaaatataaaaaaataaaaaaatagaaaaataaacaaaccaaaccatagaaatgtctaagtacaaacataaagaaatgtgcatcaaaatgcattgATCACACGCTGATTTGTCAGGGTGTTTTAGGAGGACTCTTGGTCATATGTATTTTTCCAAATAGAAGATTAACCTAATTTAATATCCCATTCTTCATTGGCTACCTCCTAGCATTATCCTAAAAAGTATTAGGTTGAGAAATCAGATGTATAAAAGGTACATGTTGTATATGATTTAATTGAAGTTTCAAAAGTTCTGCCATTGCGACAACCAAATGACTTTGGGTTGCTACGTCCATGTGTCCTTGGCACATTTGGATTCTTTGAGTGGGGGAGGTAACAAAATTGTCACCTGAATTGGCGTGTTTTAACCTCATAGTGAACCATAAGTGTAACATTGTTTACTAGTTCTTAAGAAACTTAATACATGATGTCATGTATTCTCCATATCCAATATGTTGTCCGATGAAAGGTGTGGTTATTACCACTGATTGTTCAAGTGGATATTAGGTCTATAAGGGTATGAACTCTTTGATGTCGAAGTTGATGCTCGGTCCATGTTGATGAAACTTTTACCATAACACAAGTGTATAGTCTAATTGTACTAGACTCGGTCGGCTATTTTCATGGGTAATTTGCATTTCTTCCCATTATTTGGTGTACGTGATGTCATGCGTTTTACCCATTATCCCTTTTCCAGATACATTTTTGTTTCCCTTATCCACGCATGAGCTATTATTATCTCAGACTTCCCTGAGTGAAGATGTTTTTACAATTAGTTGTGTTACTAACATGTTACATGAGTAAAAATGTTGAATTATCAAATTGCACATGCCTTTGGTTGTTTTTAACACTCCCTACCTTCATGGACCTTAATAAACTTGAGAAATATTCATTTATCTCGACTATCTTTCATTCAATTATAGAAAATTTGATTAAACTTTATTTCGACTATTTTGTGGTCGGttaataacaaaatatttttttgttataaacAAAGATAAATATCACAATGATCACCATTCATAATTTCACATATCATTGGAGCGTCCCAAGTAGGTAAACAATCAAAGAAGAGCTTTTAAAGTTGGACGTAACCTTAACGTGTGTCTCTTTGAGATAAAATCATTGATATGTGCAATTAGGAGTGACAAACGAGTATACCCTCCTAATTAAAGCTTGCTCGCAAAATTCCATTAAAAAATATGGTAGAACGATCATAGTAAACAGGGCACCATAAAACATTAGCTCGCCCCGCTAAAAAAAAAGAGTTGGCCATGCACCCCTTAAATTTAAAAGTAGCAAAAACCTTGTCTGCCATTCTAATGTCCGCTCCCGTTAAAACTCATAGAAAATAGGATGAGACCGAACAAACTTAATAGAGAATACAAACCTAAAATCCTAGTCAACATCGCAAAAATTACGGGTAAAACAAACATCCCACATAGACCGAACCATTTTATCACTCTTTTGCACAAAGAACAATATTAAAGTTATACGAGTCACTTTGGCTCAATATCCAACAATATTCAACATTACTATTTGAATCAAAGCCAACAATATTCAACATTTGCAACAATATTCAACATTTGCAATTAGCAACTTTTCTTCATCAAACATCCATAGATTCCTCGGTCATTCCCAAAGCCAACACCATCTATCATTCTGCCAACACCCCTCCATTCCACAGTGACATTTAGATCAGTATAAGAACATAAAGATCGAGAtatataaaatcacaaaaaatcaattaaatccaacaaattatttttctaaaatccAACTAAATCACCTCATTTCGAAATTTTTACTGTCCTGCCATGTTTTTAGAAGTTTATACCCATTATGCCATACTTTTCAAAATTAATCCCAATATgccatgttttcaaaaaaaaaaaaactactttatAGAGCATCCGCCCTTTGAATGGGCGGAGCTTTGCTGGTTTTATGAACATCCGCCCTTTGAATGGGCGGAGCAATGTAcacgtttttttttttgtttgaaaattttaatttaaataaaaaacaaatttaaataatataataaatattataattaataataaaccaatagtatatattaaaaatattataataaaatatatttttaatttcacaacatgtttataaaaatttcgattatttaattaaattattttattatatattaatcatattattattaattataaattttaaatactgGTATATCACTGCATTTATCAGTACCGCTACTGCAATGGGcggagtttttaaatattttattatttaatttcagaTCCGCCACTGTAATGGGCGgagcttttaaatattttattatttaatttcagaTCCACCACTACAATGGGCGGagcttttgattattttattatttaatttcaaatccgccactgcaatgggcggaacttttgattattttattattttatattccaACCTTGTCCTTATAAATAGCACTGTCTTCCTGAGTTGGTACTCACAACACTCACCACTGCAATAATGTTTCCAACGTTTCCCATGATGAAAAGAGATGCACATGTTATATTTTCGGCAGTAAAGCCTCCGATGAAGATCACACTTTGGAACACACAGACCTTTGAGCATCTTCAGAGGCACTTGCTCCGCTGGTTAGATGAGCACATCGTTGAGGGTGAAAAGATTAGGAAAATTGAAAGGTCAGTTAAAGTGTCTAGCCCAAATGGAGTAACTCGTTCTTGGAGACCCGTGGTAAATGATGTTTGTGTCCTCATGATGATGTTAGGACCAGATGATATTGTGTTGACGGTGGTAATCTCCTAGATATGTTGATGTGTTTGGTAATTATGTTTGTTTAGATCAACTAATGTTGTTGAATTTGAATGTTGATGTTGAGTgtttttatctattttaatatatgttgTATGTGTCGTCGTAATTGTAATGTTATTTATGTTAAATGCGAAAGATTTGTATTGTCGTAATTGTAATGTTATTTATGTTAAATGCGAAAGATCTGTGTTGTCATTAAACGTCATTATATCATTGAAAACACTGTATTAATAATGGTGCATACAatttaacaacaaaataaaacactAGTTATTACTGGTTCTAACATTTGGACAATTAGTTTGGTTGTGACCAGGAAGACGATACAACGCACATTTTCTCTCCAACTTATCATACTTGTCCATTTCCGTTCTAATACGTGAGCTCACTGGACGACCTTTCTTGTTCCTCCGTATTAATGGGTTGTGACAAATTTGATCTCCTTCAAAGGAGGGCCAATACTCATCTAATGGTAGTACTGGAAAACTTGTGTTGTAAACACCGAATAAGTTTGCGACTCTGTAAACGTCGGACAGTAGAGCATAAGCGTCTTGGCGCACCACAGAACATGCAGCAATAACGTGTGAACAAGGAACACGGTAAGCTTGATACTTTCCACAGTCACACCAAAGATCTCTTAGGTTTACCTTGTATTCTCCCATAGGCTTTCCTTCACCATGGTCCATTGTCTCCTTCACACTGAAAGTGTTATGGTTATAGTCAAATATTCTTACATGATGCGTGCTGGATTTTGccgtttcttctttcatcaccttCATGCAACTTTCTGTAAATGTTTGTCCAGAACTCAATACTGCACTCCACGTAGCACCCCTTTCAGCAAATAGTGTTCccatcctatagtatgttgcACGCACCAATGTCATAATAGGTAGATTACGTGTGCCTTTGAATACCGAGTTCATCGATTCCACTAGGTTTGTTGTCATGTGACCCCAACGCCGACCTCCATCAAATGCCCTCGTCCACTTTTCCAATGGAATATTGTCTAGCCATCTTAAAGCATCACCATTAGCCATACCAATTTCATTTCGGTAGTAGTGGAATGTTGGTTGGTTCAAAGCGTACCCTGATTATTACAAAAAAATGGGTTACtaacatataaatataatttacCTAACATAATAATAGGAAATATATACTTACCCATGTTGATAACTTTTTTTCGGAGGGTACGGTCTTTGATTTCCCTCATGAAATTTTGTGTGATATGTCTGATACAATAGACATGTACAGATGGAGGCTCATGCCAACCATTCTCTGGATTATTGTAAGCACTTTCAATTGATGCATGCCTGTCTGAAATCAAACACAAGCCAGGATGAGGGGCTACATGCATTCTCAAGTTCTTTAGAAAGAAACCCCAACCATCTGCGGTCTCCCCCTCCACAAGAGCAAAAGCAACTGGAAAGATATTACTATTTCCATCTTGAGCTACCGCCATTAGTAGGGTACCTTTGTACTTACCATATAACCAGGTACCTTCAACCTGAAGTATAGGTTTGCAATATGCAAACCCTTTTATGCTTGGTTGGAATGGCCAGAAAAGTCGATGGAAAATTTGTTTTCCATTGACAACAGTTTCGTCATCTGTATATACGGGAAGTGTTTGCATTTCTACCACTGTACAAGGAACAAATTTCTTGAGAGCTAACAAGTAGTGTGGCAGCTCATTGTATGAATTCTCCCAGTTACCATATACCTGTTCGATAGCCTTATTCCTTGCACCATTACGCTTGAAGATGTTCATATGTTGATGGGTTTACGTATCAATGGTTTCGCAGTAGCTGGATCTACAGCCGTGCCTTATTCTATCGCTGAAGAACTACTGGTGAACCATTAACAAACACAAGTAGAAAGGTCCAATTCATTAAAATGACTTGGCtcaaagaaaaatatgaaaaccgaATGACATTAACCGATGCTTCCACCGTCGAAGAAATTGTACAAAAAGCTAGAGTTTATATTTTGTTGCTTTTTGGTGGTTTATTATTTCCTGATACTAATGGTAACACTATACATGTGCAGTATTTACCATTATTATCTgattttaataaaacaagtatAGCTGGGGATCTGCAACTCTAGCACATCTGTACAGACACTTGTGTAGATGCGCCAAAAAAGAAGtgcataattttgcaggttgtggagTCTTACTTCAAGCCTGGGGGTGGTCGAGAATTCCGAGACTGGCACCAGTGAATCGTAACCCATACATTTTTCCATATGCAACCAAGtacgttttaaatatttttacaattatatctttatttattttaggtactaattatttctttttttaggtGGTCTGCACATGGGATGAATTATGAAAAAACACCCCATCATTGTGCTCCTGGATATCGAGCGTTCATTAATCATTTCGATTCGATTGATGTAATATATTTAACACTTAAATCAATTAATACtatttcatataattattttttaactaaACAATTGTATGTAACAGTTTACATGGAGGCCCTATCTCGAACTCGAAGATCTGGAACCAACTGATAGTGACGTttggagttcaaaaacttttaTCATAAGCTTCACTTATGTTGAAATGCATCATTCAGATAGGGTTAAGCTCCAGTTTGGAATTAAACAGGGCATATCGGGTCCTCCAACTTGCATGGAAGAGTATCATAAAAGTTAATTATCCGATCAATGGCCatacgatgattggaaagacCATTACAAGAATAAGCGTCGTCAATGGCATAATCGCCATAAAATTGTCTTACAGGGGGAAATCATGCCTCAAGAATGTAAATCGAGCCCAGACTACATGTCATGGTATGCCACTGTGTCAAATTTGTATTTATCGCCGAATAGATACTTGTTTGACCCTCGTAGCCAACCCTCCACCTCAAACTTCTAACAATCCAGACCACCTATCCCTAGCATGCAACAACATTTTCATAACACCCAACAAAATTTCATTCCAACACAACCACCTTATACCCCAAGCcaacattatcatcaccaaaactCATATACTTCATACACCCAACCACAAACATCATTCTCACAACCTACCACTTTCCCAACCTACCAACACCACTACCAAACACCCCAATACACCCAAACGCAACATACCACTATCCAACATAACCCATCTACATCTTACAACCAACCACAATACCACAACTACCAAACCCCCCAACAACAAATGCCTTTTTCTCAATCACAACAATTTACCCCAAATTCTTCACAAGAAAACTATGTCAACATGCAAACCTCAATGCATAACACCACCCAACAGGATTGAAATAACGAGGGGACCAGATTGAGTTATGGCAGTGCGACGGCGGCTGATTTTATCAATGAAGAAATGGTCGAAGAATTATATGATCGCGGATATGAGATAGGTCCTTCTACTCAACCTGCAAATGATGAAGTGCCTCGTAGAAGAACTACGAAAAATGGACATCCTCCTAATTGTGGAACCACCCAATAGTTACGCCGATCGGGTCGAGGTGGCAATTAAATACCGTTACTTTactttattgtaattttattttttttaattgcattgtaatttaatttatcaattaaaagtattttatttatataaacattatttaatatattttaattcaatttattttaaaattaaaaaaattaattgcattatttttatatttaaaacaaaaaatatataacatatataaattcaaaaattagatttaaaaaaaaatcgttTTAAACACATCCGTCATAGCAATGGGCGAAGCCGCTTAAAAATTCAACACGTTCGCCCTTCTCATTGGCGGAACCTAAAAAGCTAACACACCTCCGCCCATCTAATTGGCGGAGGTTTTATACCAATAAccaaatttttttgaaaacataatATATTGGAAATTTGTTCCAAAAATATGGTATATTGGGTATAAAGTTGCAaaaacatggtacatgcataaaAAATTCCCTCATTCCAATCTTATCAAAATATCATCATTGAATCCATTTGGATATATTCAACCCATAACAAATGCTACTCAAGAATCGACATAATTCCTTTTGAAATAACTTTTTTTGAAAAGTAAGTTAGAAAAGTAATTATAATGTTTGGCACAATGGAACAGATTAGGGGTCTACTCTAGCAAAATTAATCAATATGCCTCTCTTATTGAATAAGATTAATCATATCCAATTCCATAAGGATGAGTTTATTTATGGTGTTGGTTTCCACTTATTGAGagcattataaaaaaaataaaagaatcaaggTCCCACAAATAATTTGTTTTCATTCCGTGCAATGATTATTAGGTGTAATGAATCATGATCCACAAACATGGACAATGATAAGAGAAAACATGTGGTATGTGGTTTGTTTCTCTGGCATTTGCCGTATCTTTGGCTTTGTTTGTTGGTTTTGGATATCTTTATTCCCTTTTCAGCTTCTTGACAACCACCTATATGCCACATTTTGTAGTAGATAGTAATGTGAATTTGATTCTCAATAATTTTgtgttgaattaattaattaaacctatGAGGAAGCATGAAGATGATGTTTGTCCTTTTTTTAAGTTGTTACTTTGATATTGGGAATGCTCACTCTCTTTGTCTATTCTTCATTCAGTGAAGCTCGGGTCTCGAGGGTACCGGAAAACAAGGTTACATTTAATTAAGTTATCAACTTCTAGAGAGGGGTGTGGTGAAAAGAAAAGAT encodes:
- the LOC131660364 gene encoding uncharacterized protein LOC131660364, with amino-acid sequence MNIFKRNGARNKAIEQVYGNWENSYNELPHYLLALKKFVPCTVVEMQTLPVYTDDETVVNGKQIFHRLFWPFQPSIKGFAYCKPILQVEGTWLYGKYKGTLLMAVAQDGNSNIFPVAFALVEGETADGWGFFLKNLRMHVAPHPGLCLISDRHASIESAYNNPENGWHEPPSVHVYCIRHITQNFMREIKDRTLRKKVINMGYALNQPTFHYYRNEIGMANGDALRWLDNIPLEKWTRAFDGGRRWGHMTTNLVESMNSVFKGTRNLPIMTLVRATYYRMGTLFAERGATWSAVLSSGQTFTESCMKVMKEETAKSSTHHVRIFDYNHNTFSVKETMDHGEGKPMGEYKVNLRDLWCDCGKYQAYRVPCSHVIAACSVVRQDAYALLSDVYRVANLFGVYNTSFPVLPLDEYWPSFEGDQICHNPLIRRNKKGRPVSSRIRTEMDKYDKLERKCALYRLPGHNQTNCPNVRTSNN